DNA sequence from the Phenylobacterium zucineum HLK1 genome:
CGGCCAGCGCAGGCAATCCCAAGTTCACCACCGGGATTTCGGCGCCCGAGCCCGTTCGGCGTTGATGCCGAGATGCACCAGGCGCTTGAGGGGTCGAGCGCCACGATGCGTATTTCTCGGCAAGCAGCACTCCCGCTCTCGCCCATTATCCCCCGCTGAGCGGTGAGGAAGGGCGGTCCGGATCGGATCGCCCTTCGGCTGCCCGAGATGTCGCCACAGATCGGAGGCGTGCTTTTGCACGGGCTCGAAAGCGCACTTACGACCGTGCGCAGGTACATCTGCGCGCGGTCGGTAGTCGGCTGCGTGGCTAGGCTCGTACTTGCGACTCATTCTCATTGCCATCTGCAGGGCCAGAGGTTAGGAACGCTTCGCATTTGCAATATGGATGGGGAGCATGAAGGGCCGACGCGCACATTATCTGGCCGCCGCCGCACCGCTGGTGCTCGTCCTTGCCGGAACGTCGGCCGGCGCAACGGACACGCTAACTTCACCGCAAGTCTCCTCACTAACGGTCGTGGCTCCGCAGGACGACGCCTACAAGGTCGAGCGCACGGGCACGGCCACCAGGACCGACACACCGCTGGCGAATGTTCCCCAATCGGTCACGATCATCACAGACGAAGCCATTCGGGATCAGTCGATGCGCAGCATCGCAGATGTGGTTCGCTACGTGCCTGGCGTCACGAGCGGGCAAGGTGAAGGCCACCGCGACGCCCCGACGCTCCGCGGCAACTCCACGACGGCTGACTTCTTCGTCGATGGTGTGCGCGACGACGTGCAGTACTTCCGAGACCTCTACAATGTCGAGCGGGTCGAGGTGCTGAAGGGCGCGAATGCGATGATCTTCGGCCGCGGCGGCGGCGGCGGGATCATCAACCGCGTGATGAAGAAGGCCAACTGGGCGACGGAACGCCAAGCGGCGGTCGAACTCGGATCCTATAGTCTTCGCCGCTTCACCGCCGACGTCGGCCAACCGCTGGCCGGCGGCTTCTCGGGCCGGATCGTCGGGGTCCACGAAAACGCGGAGAGCTATCGCGACTTCGTCGAGGTTGAGCGCTGGGGCCTCAACCCCTCGATCGGCTGGCGCGACGACCGGCTGACCGTCGTCGCCTCCTACGAGCACTTCGAGGACGATCGGACCGTCGACCGCGGCATTCCATCGCAAGCGGGCCGACCGTCCGCCGCCCGGCGCAGCGCCTTCTTTGGCGACCCTGACCAGAGCTTCGCCGCGACGCGGGTGGACCTGCTGAACCTGGCGGTCGAATACCAGCTCACGCCGGACCTTGTGGTGCGCAATCGCACGCTCTGGGGCGACTACGACAAGTTCTATCAGAACGTCTATCCGAGCGGCGCAGTCGGATCCAACGGTATGGTCAACCTTGCCGCATACAATAGCCGAAGCGACCGCGAAAACCTGTTCAATCAGACGGATCTCGTGCTGAAGGCCGACGTCGCGGGACTGAACCACACCCTGCTCATGGGCGCCGAGCTCGGGCGCCAGGTATCGGACAATGTTCGCCTGACCGGTTTCTTCAACAGCACCAGCCTGAACATGCCGGTGTCGCTGGCCAGCCCGACCCGAGGCGGCGTTCCGATCGCCTACCGGCCCAACGGCTCTGATGCGAACAATCACGTCGTCGCCAACGCCGCAGCGCTCTACATGCAGGATCAGGTGGAGATCACGCCCGAGCTCCAGCTCGTGCTCGGGCTCCGCTACGACAGCTTCGATCTCGATTACCGCGACAACCGCAGCCCCGCCCGCTTCTCGCGCAAAGACAAGCTCTGGTCCCCGCGCTTCGGCCTCGTCTACAAGCCGGTCGGAGCGCTTTCGCTCTACGCCAGCTACAGCGTTTCCTATCTGCCGAGCTCAGGAGAGCAGTTCAGCTCTCTGACGGCCAGCACGGCTGGTTTCGAGCCCGAAGAGTTCAAGAACTACGAGGTCGGCTTGAAGTGGCAGCCGAGCCCGGTCGTGATTTTGACGGCCGCGCTCTACCAGCTCGACCGTACCAACACGACCTCGCCGGACCCGGCCAACCCAAACCGCCTCCTGCTGACGGGTGAGCAGCGCTCGCAGGGCTTCGAGGCCAGCATCACGGGTCAGGTCACCAGCCGCTGGCAGGTGCTCGGCGGCTACGCCTACCAGGAGGCGGAGATCACCCGGACGACAGCCGCCGCGCCGCGCGGACGCCAGGTTCCGCTCGTCCCCGAGCACTCCTTCTCGCTTTGGAATAAGGTCGAGTTGACGCCGATGTTCAGCGTCGGTCTGGGCGTCATCCACCAGACTGATGTCTACACCTCGATCAGCAACGCCGTGAAGCTGCCGAGCTTCACCCGCGCGGACGCTGCTCTGTTCGTGCGCCTACAGGAACGCCTCGAGGCCCAGCTCAACGTGGAGAATGTCTTCGACAAGGACTATTTTCCGACCAGCCACGGCGACAACAACATCCTGCCGGGCGCGCCGCGTTCTGTTCGAGTGGGGCTGCGGACCAGTTTCTAGCCTGCCAAGGGCGCTTCATCGCCGCCGGATCGGTCCCGCCGGCGCGGCCCACCTGACGAGGTGGAAAGCGGGGAGGCCGCTGGCCAAAGTCGAACGATCACGCTGACCGGGCTGCCTCCCGCATGTCTTACTGCTTGCTGATGGCGGTGATCTCGCCGCCGCCATCCTTGAGGGTAAGGTCGAAGGCGACCTTGTCGCCGGCCTTGACGCTCTGAACCAGGGGAGGGGCGGCCTTGAAGGCCATGGTCATCGCCGGCCAGGCCGCCTCCGCGATCGGGCCATGGGCCACCGTGATCGTCCCGGCCATCGGATCGACCGCGGTCACCGTCCCGGCGCCTTTCGCAGTCTTCGCCGCCTCGGAAGAGGCCATGTTCATGCCGGCCATGTTGCCGTCCGCGGGCGCCGGCGCCGCCGCGGAGTTCCCGGACGGCGCCTCCGCGGTCGCATCGGACTTCTGCCCGCAGGCCGCCAGGGTCCCTGCGATCGCGAGCGCGCCGGCGGTCAGGTAGATGCGCTTCATTGGGGATCTCCTTTGAGGATTGAAGTTCTGGAAGGGCGTCGACGCCGAAGCAGGAGGTATCCTGCCGGTACGACGAACATAGACAGAAGCGGCGCCGTCAGCATGCCGCCGATCATCGGGGCCGCGATGCGGCTCATCACTTCCGAGCCCGCGCCGTGCCCGATGAGAATCGGGAAGAGGCCTGCCAAGATCACCGCAACAGTCATCGCCTTCGGCCGCACGCGGAGCAAAGCGCCCTCGCGGATCGCCGCCTCTACATCGGCGGCGTCCGGCCGCGGCCCTCGCTCGGCCAGCGCATGCTTAAGATAGATGAGCATGACGACCCCGAACTCCGCCGCCACGCCGGCCAGCGCGATGAAGCCGACGCCGGTGGCCACCGATTGTTCGTAGCCGAGGAGGTAAAGGGTCCAGACGCCGCCGGTGAGGGCGAAAGGCAGGGTGAGCATGATCAACGCCGCCTCGTCGAAACGGCCGAAGGTCACGTAGAGCAACACGAAGATGATCGCCAGAGTGACCGGGACGACCAGCTTCAGCCGCTCCGCCGCGCGTTCGAGATATTCGAACTGGCCGGAGTAGGCGATCGAGACGCCAGGCGGCGCCTTGACCTCCTTGGCGACCGCCTGCTGCAGGTCCTTGACCACGGAGTTGAGGTCACGGCCTCGCACGTCCACATAGATCCAGGTGGAGGGCCGGGCGTTTTCGGTCTTCAGCATCGGGGGTCCGTCGGCGACGCGGATGTCGGCGACGGCGCCCAGGGTGATCTGCTGTCCCGCTGGCGTCAGGACAGGCAGGCTCCGCAGGCCGTCCAGGCTGTCGCGCAGCTCGCGCGGGTAGCGCACGCTGATCGGGTAGCGCGCCACCCCCTCCACCGTCTCGCCGATGGTCTCGCCGCCCACGGCCCCCGAGACGATCTCTTGGACGTCGGCGATGTTAAGGCCGAAGCGAGCCGCCGCTGAACGGTCGATCGACACGTCCACATATCGCCCTCCAGTGAGCCGCTCGGCCAGGGCCGAGCTGACCCCCGGCGTGCGGCGCGCCACCGCCTCCACCTGAGCGGCGACGCGGTCCAGCTGCGCAAGGTCGGGTCCGGAGACCTTGACGCCGATCGGGCTCTTGATGCCAGTCGCCAGCATGTCGATCCGGTTGCGGATCGGCGGGACCCAAACGTTGGCCAGGCCGGGGACCTGGACGGCCCGATCCAGCTCCTCCACCAGCTTCTCTGGCGTCATGCCGGGCCGCCACTCACCGCGCGGTTTGAATTGGATGGTGGTCTCGAACATCTCCAGCGGCGCCGGATCGGTGGCGGTCTCGGCTCGGCCCGCCTTGCCGAACACGGTCTTCACCTCGGGCACCGTCTTGATCAAGCGGTCCGTCTGCTGCAGCAACTCCGAGGCCTTGGCCGCGGAGAGGCCGGGCAGGGCGGAGGGCATGTAGAGCAGGTCGCCCTCGTCCATCGGAGGGATGAACTCGCCGCCGAGGCGGCTCACCGGCCACGCAGTCGTGGCGAAGACCGCCAGCGCAATCAGCAACACCGTGCGCGGCCTGCGGAGCACCCAGTCGATGGCGGGCTGATAGGCGCGGGTCAGCCAGCGGTTCACGGGATTTTTCTCCTCGGGCGGGATGCGCCCGCGGATCAGGTATCCCATCAACACGGGGACCAAGGTCACCGAGAGGATCGCCGCGCCCGCCATGGCATAGCTCTTGGTGAAGGCGAGCGGGGCGAAGAGTCGCCCTTCCTGCGCCTGCAGGGCGAACACCGGCACGAACGACAGGGTGATGATCACCAGGCTCAGGAACAGCGCGGGCCCCACTTCCGCCGCGGCCTCGGTGATCAAGCGCCACCGCTGCGCGGACGTGAGCGTCTCCTCCGGATGAGCGTGGGACCAGCCTTCCAGCCGTTTGTGGGCGTTCTCGATCATCACGATGGCGGCGTCCACCATGGCCCCGACGGCGATGGCGATACCGCCCAGGGACATGATGTTGGCGTTCACCCCCTGCATCCGCATGACGATCAGGGCGAAGAGCACCCCGAGGGGAAGGGTGAGGATGGCGACCAGCGCGGAGCGGGCGTGCCAAAGGAACAGGCCGCAGACGATGGCGACCACGACGAACTCCTCGAGCAGCTTCTGGCTAAGATTGGCGATCGCCCGGTCGATCAGCTGCGAGCGGTCGTAGGTGGTCACCACCTCCACCCCTGGAGGCAAACTGCGCTTCAGCTCTTCGAGCTTGCCGCGCACGGCTTGGATGGTCTCGCGGGCGTTCTTGCCGGAACGCAGGATCACCACGCCGCCGGCCACCTCGCCCTCACCGTTGAGCTCGGCCACGCCACGGCGCATCTCCGGCCCCAGCTGCACGAAAGCCACGTCGCCCAGCCGGACCGGCACGCCGCCGGCGGCGGTCCTCAGCGGAACGGCCTCGAAGTCCTCGAGCGTCTTCAGATATCCGCTGGCGCGGACCATGTACTCGGCCTCGCCGAGCTCGAGCACCGACCCGCCCGCCTCCTGATTGGCGCGCCGAAGAGCCTCCGTGACCTGCTGATGGGTGACCCCGTAGGCGGCGAGCTTCACCGGGTCGAGCACCACCTGGTACTGCTTCACCATGCCGCCGATACTGGCCACCTCCGCGACCCCAGGAAGAGTCTTCAGCTCGTAACGCAGGAACCAGTCCTGCAGGCCGCGCAGCTGGGCGAGGTCGTGGCGGCCGCTGCGGTCGACGAGGGCGTACTCGAACACCCAACCCACGCCCGTGGCGTCCGGGCCGAGAGAGGACCTCGCCTGTTCAGGCAGGCGCGACTGGACCTGGTTGAGGTACTCCAGCACCCGCGAGCGGGCCCAGTAGAGGTCCGTCCCGTCCTCGAAGAGGACATAGACGAAGCTGTCGCCCAAGAAGGAGTAGCCGCGCACCGTCTTGGCCCCCGGCACCGAGAGCATGGTGGTGGTGAGCGGGTAGGTGACCTGGTTCTCGACGATCTGCGGGGCCTGGCCCGGATAGGACGTCCGGATCACCACCTGCACATCGGACAGGTCGGGAAGGGCGTCCACCGGCGTGGACCGCACCGCCCACAGGCCGGCGGCGAGCAGGGCCGCCGCCGCCAGCAGGACAAAGAAGCGGGCGCGCACGGATGCGCGAATGATGGCGGCGATCATTGCGCATCCGCCTTTCCGAGCTCTCGTACGACC
Encoded proteins:
- a CDS encoding copper-binding protein, which translates into the protein MKRIYLTAGALAIAGTLAACGQKSDATAEAPSGNSAAAPAPADGNMAGMNMASSEAAKTAKGAGTVTAVDPMAGTITVAHGPIAEAAWPAMTMAFKAAPPLVQSVKAGDKVAFDLTLKDGGGEITAISKQ
- a CDS encoding efflux RND transporter permease subunit, which gives rise to MIAAIIRASVRARFFVLLAAAALLAAGLWAVRSTPVDALPDLSDVQVVIRTSYPGQAPQIVENQVTYPLTTTMLSVPGAKTVRGYSFLGDSFVYVLFEDGTDLYWARSRVLEYLNQVQSRLPEQARSSLGPDATGVGWVFEYALVDRSGRHDLAQLRGLQDWFLRYELKTLPGVAEVASIGGMVKQYQVVLDPVKLAAYGVTHQQVTEALRRANQEAGGSVLELGEAEYMVRASGYLKTLEDFEAVPLRTAAGGVPVRLGDVAFVQLGPEMRRGVAELNGEGEVAGGVVILRSGKNARETIQAVRGKLEELKRSLPPGVEVVTTYDRSQLIDRAIANLSQKLLEEFVVVAIVCGLFLWHARSALVAILTLPLGVLFALIVMRMQGVNANIMSLGGIAIAVGAMVDAAIVMIENAHKRLEGWSHAHPEETLTSAQRWRLITEAAAEVGPALFLSLVIITLSFVPVFALQAQEGRLFAPLAFTKSYAMAGAAILSVTLVPVLMGYLIRGRIPPEEKNPVNRWLTRAYQPAIDWVLRRPRTVLLIALAVFATTAWPVSRLGGEFIPPMDEGDLLYMPSALPGLSAAKASELLQQTDRLIKTVPEVKTVFGKAGRAETATDPAPLEMFETTIQFKPRGEWRPGMTPEKLVEELDRAVQVPGLANVWVPPIRNRIDMLATGIKSPIGVKVSGPDLAQLDRVAAQVEAVARRTPGVSSALAERLTGGRYVDVSIDRSAAARFGLNIADVQEIVSGAVGGETIGETVEGVARYPISVRYPRELRDSLDGLRSLPVLTPAGQQITLGAVADIRVADGPPMLKTENARPSTWIYVDVRGRDLNSVVKDLQQAVAKEVKAPPGVSIAYSGQFEYLERAAERLKLVVPVTLAIIFVLLYVTFGRFDEAALIMLTLPFALTGGVWTLYLLGYEQSVATGVGFIALAGVAAEFGVVMLIYLKHALAERGPRPDAADVEAAIREGALLRVRPKAMTVAVILAGLFPILIGHGAGSEVMSRIAAPMIGGMLTAPLLSMFVVPAGYLLLRRRRPSRTSILKGDPQ
- a CDS encoding TonB-dependent receptor yields the protein MKGRRAHYLAAAAPLVLVLAGTSAGATDTLTSPQVSSLTVVAPQDDAYKVERTGTATRTDTPLANVPQSVTIITDEAIRDQSMRSIADVVRYVPGVTSGQGEGHRDAPTLRGNSTTADFFVDGVRDDVQYFRDLYNVERVEVLKGANAMIFGRGGGGGIINRVMKKANWATERQAAVELGSYSLRRFTADVGQPLAGGFSGRIVGVHENAESYRDFVEVERWGLNPSIGWRDDRLTVVASYEHFEDDRTVDRGIPSQAGRPSAARRSAFFGDPDQSFAATRVDLLNLAVEYQLTPDLVVRNRTLWGDYDKFYQNVYPSGAVGSNGMVNLAAYNSRSDRENLFNQTDLVLKADVAGLNHTLLMGAELGRQVSDNVRLTGFFNSTSLNMPVSLASPTRGGVPIAYRPNGSDANNHVVANAAALYMQDQVEITPELQLVLGLRYDSFDLDYRDNRSPARFSRKDKLWSPRFGLVYKPVGALSLYASYSVSYLPSSGEQFSSLTASTAGFEPEEFKNYEVGLKWQPSPVVILTAALYQLDRTNTTSPDPANPNRLLLTGEQRSQGFEASITGQVTSRWQVLGGYAYQEAEITRTTAAAPRGRQVPLVPEHSFSLWNKVELTPMFSVGLGVIHQTDVYTSISNAVKLPSFTRADAALFVRLQERLEAQLNVENVFDKDYFPTSHGDNNILPGAPRSVRVGLRTSF